From the Aspergillus puulaauensis MK2 DNA, chromosome 1, nearly complete sequence genome, the window CGCGGTCGAAGTCGATTAGCTGCTGGGCGATTGTGTGGCGTTCGAGATGGTATGTGTCGAGGATTGGGTCTACCTTGGAAGATTCAATTGCGCCGGGTGTGAGGCCGTGGATGGAGTAGATGAGTTTCCAGGCGAGGTTGTACGAGTCCATCATGGAGACGTTCATTCCTTGGCCAGCCTGTCAAGTTAGCTTCTCTGTGCAGTTTTCCCGGGGTAAGCAAATATGTACCTTAGGACTATGCGTGTGGCATGCATCACCGGCAATGAAGACGCGGTTTATACCCTTAGAATCCTTCACCGTGAACTGGTCAGACACCCGCTGTCCGATCTGATACGCCGCCCACCAATCCACCGCGCCGTCCTGCTTAGGCCGGATATAGTACGGTTTGAATGCATCGGCAGCATGCTGAAAGATGCTCTCTAGTGTAACCCCGGCTCTGCGCGCCTTCGCACCCTCCTTCGCGTCGCGATCATCCCCAGCCTCAATTTCAATCTCAGGAACCTGAACATATAACCGGGTCAGATAGTCGCCAGTCGCAATCCTCTCGCGTGGAATAACCATGACAGACCCCGCAGGCGAATGGATCGCAGTCCGCCGCCGAATATCGGGAAAGTCAGTGTCAATGACCAAATCCACAACGCCCCAGATATGATCTAGCGACTCGCCCTCAAGACTAAGACCCATGCACCGACGAACATTCGAATGCGCACCATCCGCGCCAACGATGTACTTCGAGCGCACCGTCCTCCTCACGTTCTTCCCCTGTGCCTCCTGAACCTCGATCTCCGCCACAACGGGAAACtcgccatccccctcctcatcgaTCCTCACATCAACCAGCTTCGTATTCCTTTGCACGCCGCGCTTCGAATAGCGTAACAAGTCGGTCTCCAGAATCCGCTCAATCCTCCCCTGATGAATCGTAACCTCATGTTGAAACCGCGCAGGCACACTAACATCCGGCACGATCGAAGTCCGCTCAATCACCTCCCCCTCCGTTTTCCCCGTGGGATTCCAAAACGCCACTTCCTCCATATGACACCCATCATTGAGGATCTCGTCCGCAAGACCTAGCGATTTCAAGACCTCGAGTGTGCGCGGCTGTAGACCGTCTGCCTGTCCGGATTTCAATGTACCGGGTTTTGCGTCCACGCAGAGGAGCGAGTCGTCGTTTAGGCCGTACCGCGCGAGCAGGAGGTTGAGCATCAGTCCGGCCGGaccggcgccgacgatgacgactTCATATTTCTCTTGCGCTTGTGATTCCTCTTGTTGGGGAGCTTGAGAAGCAGCCGGAGATTTTGTGAAGGTGGGGGAAAGGCGGGGCAGAGGGGGTGCAAAGGAGGGGAGCACGCGGAGTTCGCGCGACGAGGCGGAGAATTCTGTGAAGACGGGCATTCGAGCGATGGGACACTTGAGACAGGTCCCTGATGattaagaagaagaaaagatagGAGGTAAGAAATCTGGTCCGTATACTGGGAGCAATTGAGTCTGGAAGACTGATATAGGATGGTTGCTGTGAATGGAGAAGTCCCCACTTTGATTTtgataataattattaagagaTGACTGATTCCACGTCCAGAACATCAACGTCGCGTTATGTCCATTCTGGGGGAAATCGCATGTTCATTTAGGGAGAGATTCCCCGACGGGGCTCCCTAACTGCTGCAGGGGTACGGAATTGGCCCAACTTACTCGTGCATGGTGCATGCGCAGAACCAAAAGTCATTATTAACATCTCGACCATCATAATTCATCGGGTATTGAGTTGGTGCCCTACTAGGTACAGGTATCAttcgcaaaaaaaaaaatcactGTTGGTAATGCATAAACTACAATCTATCCTCTTCAACCCGCCTTAGACATCTACGAACACCCGGTCCGTGCAAGGGTCTGTCCCGGGTCTTAAGACTATCATTATAGGTGAAGCCTGCTTCAATGGCTTGCGAAGTATCTCACTGGTCAATCGCCATGCCGCTTCCATGCACAACGCATAAGCACTGAATGCGGAATCTGGATCCGAATCTTACGCTATTTATATGGTTGGCTGAGCTATCTTCGCAAATGACGATCAATTCCTGGGGTGCTGTTCAGTCGAAGCACTGGAGATTCGCGGATATACGGAAATGCCCAGCTTCCCAATCACATCAAAGACTTAAATTCGGTGGAACAATACCTACGGAGTAATAACGTACCCTGGTATAGGTATCAGTGCTCACTCGTACGCCACTTACATGGTAAAAAGGTCCTCTATAAGATCTcaggtgttgaagaagacaaaagAACGTTGATACACCAAAATCCAACACGGGAATGCCCATGAGTAATGATGCTGCGACCGGTAGAGCTCTTTGGAACTGTCATCAATCAATTGTAAGTTAATACTTTGCGCAGTCATGGTCTGTCTGTGGCGGGATCTCGCTGTCTCCTCGCAACAATAACCAATCAGGGagaagctaataaatacCCCCAAGGCCACGCTGGCCAGGGCCGGGCCCTTCGGAAATCGCTCTTGGGTCTCTGGCCATTGGCAAGCGTATGGTAACACTGGTTTAGGAGTGGGCTTTTCCAAATAAGCAATAAGCGCGTAATCATCCTCCCCGAGGGACTTCGCACCCCGCGTCAGCAGCCTTGGCCACCCAGAGGATTGGGGGATTCCCGATGGCTGTTTCATTGGATCCCAGATTGCTGACGAAACCGATAGAGGTTCCAGTTCCGGTTTGAATTTGGAACCCTTTGGGGAGATTCGATTGTCAATGTTCGTCACCATTGTTCCATCTTCATAATCGATGCCTTATGCTGGGGTTTATCCGGTGGCTCGGCAGGATTCCGCGCTTCGAAACCAGAGTTTACTCAGACTGGTTTTCGTTGACCATGGCCTGCCGAGGTAAACGGCGGCTTTGGCTGTACATGCTTACGTCTGACAGGTCTGGGTCTCTCACCGGTCTGTCGGAACGGTCATGCTAAGTAGGCAGGAATCTGCATGCCCTCGCCTTGACCACGAACAGAGACCTCAGTTATAACAAGTCGGGAAATATCGTGTAACAGCAACGTTAGCACATTCTCGTTCTTGCGACCCCTCATTTCTTGTCATGTTCGCAGCCTCTGACTGGCCAGTGAGGACTCAGAACATCTTGCTTTCTCCAGTGAAGAGCGTTCAGCTCGTGTTTCCCCGCAATAGAGGCGAGGGGGGATTGCTATCTCGTTTTGGTACCGAGGACGAGGGTCCACTCTCTAGGCCGGCGGCCCCAGCGCAGCTCCCAATTATCAACGCTCAAAACGTTTCATGTCAGTTGTGACAATGCGCCATTATTCCGCATGTATAGTACAGCTGTGGATCTTGAATCCCGCCCAATTCAAGCTCAACAGTCAAGGCGCGGGTTTTCTCGGGGGGATTCGTAAAATGTGGCGGGGAGGAAACAAGAGCCGATTCTATACGCCATTCCCGGGAAAGTCGGAGTCTCCGCATTTCTTACCTGgtcgagagtcgagagtcTCGAGACTGACGCTAGTTCGGTCAATTTTTTTGGGACCAGGGAATTTGCGTAGATCATCGGGGAGGAGCTTTTGTCGGGGTTAAACTTTCCACCGCACTGCCTCTCCTGGCGCTCTCTCCACTCTGGTTATTTAACGTAAGTAGTTCTGCTTTGAATACCCGTTTGGCGAGATTTGTGAAGTTTTGTTATTTCCACCAGGATACCCAACATGATGAGACGTTTATCGCGAGCTTTGGGCCGAAGCTCGCCTGAGCAAAAGGTTGAGAAGGTTGCTACCCAAGCCAATGGCGCCTCCGAACATCATGGTGTAACCAACGGTGTGGCAGCTAAGGCGGAAGAACCCGAGCCCTGGCTCGTTGAGGAACGCTCTATCGATGCATCCCGACCCATGCGGGTAGTGGTTATTGGTTCTGGAATCTCAGGCATAATTTCTTcaattcgtcttcgtcaaaGGATTGACAAGCTGGATCTCCAAGTATACGAGAAAAATGCGGATATTGGAGGTACCTGGCTTGAGAACAGATACCCGGGCTGTGCTTGTGGtgagtatatatatcttctgTATAAGAGCTGTTCACCGTTTCGTGGTCACTAATAGTGTACTGTAGACATCCCTGCCCACACATATCAAGCCACATTTGAACCGAACAAGGAGTGGTCAACGTTCTATGCTGCGGCGCCAGAAATTCACAAGTACTGGAAAGGTGTGTCGGAGAAATATGGCTGCGAAAAACACATCAAGTTTAAGCACCAAGTTGTTTCGGCAACATGGGATGGTGTGCGAAGCAAGTGGACATTGAAGGTGACATAGTCTGCACGCTCGGTCATGTATATGATTCTAACACCTTGGTGTCCAGGTGAAAAACATCGACAACGACGAAATTGTTGAGGACCAATGCGATGTCGTAGTGTCCGCTAGCGGTGCACTGAACGAATGGAAATGGCCCACCATTCCCGGCCTTCATGACTTCAAAGGGAAGTTGATGCACAGTGCCAACTGGGATGAGAGCTACGACTACAGTGTGAGTGCAACAGGGACAGGAATATTACCCAAACACTAATCATCTGGATAGGGTAAAAGGGTTGCCGTCATTGGGAACGGATCCAGTGGAATCCAGATCGTCCCTGGGATGCTGCCAAAGGTGACACACCTGGACCACTATATCAGAGGCCGCACCTGGCTCTCCCCTACCTTTGCGCGTGAGCAAGTCGACAAGCGCAATTCGGAGCTCGAAAATTGTAAGACCACCGACTGCGACTAGATGACAACTGCTGACAATACCAGTCTCCTTTACTcctgaggagattgagactTTTAAGAAAGATCATTCAGCATACCAGAAGTTTCGAAAGGGTCAGCAAGCATTGAAGCTACCAATTCCAACGGCTGCTAACTGCTTGCAGAAATTGAGACTGAACTGCAGTCTGTTCATGGCTGTACCCTGGTTGGATCGCCAGAACAACTGGGTGCGACGGCTTTCTTTACGGAGAATATGAAGCGTCGGCTGCGAAACAAGCCAGAACTCGTCGAGGAGCTGCTTCCATCATTTGCACCGGCCTGTCGTCGATTGACTCCTGGGCCTGGATACCTTGAGGCTCTCACCGACGATAAGGTCGACATCATATCATCTCCCATTCTCAagattgttgaagatggtgtGGTTACAGAGGACGGAAAACATCATCCAACGGATGTCCTCGTTTGCGCCACCGGCTTCAATACCACTTTTACGCCAAGATTCCCCATTATTGGCAAAGATGGGCTGTCTTTGGCAAAGCGATGGGAGGAGACGCCAGAGAACTATCTTTCCCTCGCGGTAGATGGGTTTCCCAATTACTTTATCTGCTTGGGCCCCAACGCAGCGCTGGGTGAAGGAAACCTGCTTCTCCTGATCGAAAACGGGATCGATTATATCACACGTTGTGTTGAAAAGATGCAACGAGACAACATCCGAACTATAGATGTGCAAAAGAAGGCTGTGGCGCAGTTCAGACGGCACTGCGACCAGTACTTCTCACGGACAGTGTTTGGTATGGAATGTCGCAGCTGGTACAAGGGGGGAGAATCAAACGGGAGAGTTGTGGCATTGTGGCCCGGTAAGTCGATCAATGTCCAATCGTAACTTGATGACGGTAACTGACAAGCGGAAAAGGCTCCTCTCTTCACGCGATGAAAGTCCTTAGCTCTCCTCGGTGGGAAGACTACACTTACGAGTACGTCAACGACAATCCCAACGGTTGGATTGGCGACGGCTGGGTAGAGGACGAGAGGAACAAGATCATCAAGGTTGATTATCTGGATGATGACAGGATTGACTTTCCCACAACAGTAATTGATAGGGAGAGCCTTGTCAAAGGGAATAAGGGATGAATCGGGTGGCGCACTGAGCACACTGTTTTCTGCTGTTTTCATTATAAGCGATTGTATGGATTAAACACTCCGACACCTACCTTCTAGAATTCCGATCTCGCAGAATGAAGACAAATCCCAGCCCGGAGACGGTAAAGGCATCCAAGAGAGTTGAAGAACTACCTAACCAGGAATTGATAGAGCCGGAATTGTGTTGGTCTTGCTCGAATCAGCCATCGGTGTACCTCAATTACATAATAGAGCACTCTCCAGTTATAAATCCGGTAATTTACCTGACCGGCGGGTACCGGGAGCTCGTTCTCCGCAGAAAAGCTCCAAGCAAGTACGAGCGactccacctccacccccccAAATTTACCATGCGTTACCAGCTCCGATGAATAATATTAACACAGCGTCTTTGTCCCATGACTGGCTTCTTTTTCCATCTCCGTCAAATTGGAGTGTTGGACGAAGTACTGAGCTCTTTTGAATCGCCACTAATCCGGTAGCCTGGTACTAACAAAAGGGCAGGTCCCATGGGACTGCTGGATACCACCACCGTGACAGGCTgagagcttcctcttcccctccccgCCCTCACTGACTCGATCGGACTGGGATCTCACTTTCATTTATCTCCCCTCGCGAGTCCCCCTTCTTTACCCCAGACTTTCCTCCCCCCTCGAGCTCCTCCCCGATGCATCCCAGATCCTCGAAATGAAGCCAACCAAGCATTTTTGCTGCACCATTTGCCAGCGGGGTTTCACACGTATTGATCATCTGAAGCGACACCACTTACGTCGTATGTGGCTGCCCTAGACCTCGTCTTGGGTTCTCTCGCTCCATATCCTCGCAGTCGCTAACCCAGGTTGTTCCCCGCAGACTCCGGCTTGAAGCCGTATTCTTGTGTCTTTTGCAGCGAATCCTTTGCCCGCTGGTGTGTATTTGTTAGGCCTGTACGTTCTTGAAATTTTCAATGGTTGCTGATGACGGATATAGTGATAACCTGCGTGATCACTACGCAGACTGTGCCAAACGTGGCGACCAGGAAATTCCCGAGACAGGCCAGCGAGGTAGGAGACGACATGCATGCCAATCAGTATGTTCGCCTCTCGTAACTCAATCCATTGGTTAACCTTTATTGCAGTGTACTTCGATGAAACTCCGCTGTGATGGACAAACTCCATGCGGATCTTGCGTCAAGAGACATCTTGAGTGCATTCAAGATCGCAAGGCGACGACTGCTAGTCCGGGGGCCGTATCAGGTATGAGTGCTTAGCAGTGTCACGCGAACCATGCCTAACAAAAGTAGACACGTCTTCCATGAAGCACGAAGACTATGATCGACCTTCAGATAGAGGTTCTATCAAGTTCCTCCTCAATGGTGGTACCGACAGTTTCACAGAGGACTTCCTCCTCCCGCCGCGGAGTGATAGGACCCGGGGCCTTGagtaccaccaccagaaagaagaagctgagACTGCGGAGAGCTCAATGCTGGCGTTGGAATCAAAGGGAGACCTAGCAGAATTTGCACCAACTTCGTTCACCGATTTCGATACAAACGGCCTCTCTTTTTTCCAGGATACTtttcttgacttcttcaacGGGCCTTTCGGGGACGCTCACAAATCAACGGTCGATCCATATAGTGGAGGAATGATGGACTACTCGCCAGCTATTCCCATGAGCCATGACCCGAACTTGGCATTTTCTGGGCAacaacagctccagcccgAAAAGCCATATGCGACTGCCTTAATCCAAGCTATTCTGTCACGATCCTGGTCCGTGCCGCTTGATGCAAAGGTACACGaggagatatcaacaaaTCTCACTTTCCTACTGACAACCACGCGCATTCGGAAATTTGTGGCTCTTTATTTCAAGTACTGGCATGCAAACTGCACGATAATCCACGTCCCGTCTTTCGATCCTGATACCGTTGCATTGCCTCTCCTCACATCCGTTGTATTTATGGGCGCGATGTACACGACGGATGAGCGAGAACGATACGCAGCAAAAAGACTACTTGATTTTGCAGAGCTCTACGTTTTCTCTAGCGACATTTTCTCATGTGAATACGAAGTAGCTGCGACTATCTGCGGCAGTCGAAATATTGACAACGAAACCCATGACTGGCCTCAATTTCAAAATTTCCAGGCTGGGTTTCTAATGGTGGTCGCGCAATATTGGGCTGGGGGCTCAGTATCGAGCAGTCGCGCTATGGAGAATCGGTTTAGTGAAGTCGTCAAAGTATGATGGTCCGAACCCGCACATGGAATGGCTGAGAATAACAAAAATTATAGGTTGCACGTCGAATAGGCCTAGTGAGGTTTAAACATACCCCAGAAGATGGTGTGGATGAAACAATGTGGATTCAGAATGAATGTCGCATCCGGTAAGCTTGTCTGCATCCTTTCGGCGAAATGTTGCTAAGCGTCCCCAGTAATATGAATATTGTTTCCCTTCTTGATTGTGCCTTTTCGTTCTATCAGAATTATCCTTGTCGCCTTTCTCACACAGAATTGGGCTGGGATTTTGCTTGTTTTGACTCGGTTTTCGCCTCCGAGCATCCATTTGCAGAACCAAATTTCCAAGTCTCACGGGGAATCGCCATTCGCGACGCATTCCATGCACTATTTGAAGATGCCAGCGGACAAGGCTCTCCTGTTCCCttgccttcttcaaatccCATTTCAAGTCTGACGGTATTCGACATGTTTGTTTTAATTCATGGTAggctctccctccctccactTTCTATTAACCACGCTGATTTAATTTAGTACTTTACGCCTTTATCAACACGCACATGACTTGTCTAGCGCCTCTTATTCGAACAAAACCTTCTGTTTCTGCGACGAGTTCAGGGAAGAGGCGACAATCTGTTATTCAGAACGACCCGACTTTGACACCCATCCGTACGGCATTAACGCGGTGGCGGGATCATTGGTTAACACTCCGCAACACCATATCTAGTCATGAATGGGCTTCTATGGGTTTCTTCAAAAATGGATATAATTTCTGGCTTGTCTCTCACCTTTTGACCACCAAGAAAGAAAGCGTGGATGTCGTCATGAAGATGGAAGTACGGTGCGAGGATAAGCTGGAGAAACTCAAAGTTCTCCTGAAAGATGAGAATGATTAATGATGACTACGATTTCTTATCTTCTCAAGACCTTTTGGTATTCTTTGGCTATTTCTACTTTATTCGGGAGCGCTGGGTGTATTATAGAGGCAAGAGGACTATGTATGGATATCATAGACTACAATCAGGCGTTTAGCACAGGCAACATCGGTATCCTGGTCATTTCATTCATTCATTAACCCTTACTCTAAGCATATCCAAGCGACCAGAAATTCTCAATATTCTTCCTGGTATCCTCATCCACATATGCTGGAGGCTCGGCAAATGTCACATGTTCCCCGTGCAGTTCCGCAATCTTACCTGTCAGCGAAGGATCACTCACAAACTGCTCAGCAGCTCTCTGTGCAGTCGACATTGGAGTTAGGATCATAGTCTTGAACAAGTCTGAGCTCGGAGCAATATTCGTTTCTGCGTTCCCATTAACTTCTATGGTTCCATCCACTAATGGACAAGAAACTCACCAATAACTGCCGGAGCGAACCCATTGAATTGAATCTGCTCCCTCTCCAATGGCCTCGCCAACGACCTCACCAACCCGACAACAGCGTGCTTCGAGGCAGAATACAACGGGGCCATGGGGAAGGGGTATACACCTGCATTCGACGCAGTGCAGATAACACTGCCCTTTGAGCCATTGACAGCCTCATTCTTTGAGATATAGTGAAGGGCTAGTTTAACACCTTCACACGAAAGACGCAGTTAGCcacttcatcctcctctcatCTGAATTTGCTCTCCCGCAATCCAAGTAGGCCAGTAACAAGGGGAGACATTGAGCGGACATACTATACAAAACACCCACAAAATTAACATCGATCGTCGTCAGCTCCGGTTTCGTCAACTTCCCGTCCTTCTCCGGCAGGAGAGATCCCTTCTCCGTGATCCCCGCATTGGCAAAGACAACATCCACGCGGCCTTGCCGGGAAATAACGTTTTCGAACGCCGCAGCCTGGCTCTCCCAGCTGGAAACGTCGACTCtctcgaagctgaagccgCATGAGGGGAACTCGGAGCGTAGCTGCTCAAGAGTGGTCGCACCCGTCGTCGCATTGATGTCGAAGATCGTGATGTGGGTGTTCGGCTGCGGGGCGAACTGGCGGGTGATTCCCAGTCCTATACCTGAGGCGCCACCTTAACGGGTTCGTTGGAATGTTAGTTGGATGATGGGTGAGGGAGAGTTATGATGTCCGTACCGGTTACGATGATACTTCGCTTGGGAGACATTGTGGTTGATCTGATCCTGATGGTGATAGTGGCACTTCTTTTGGTGACTGCACGCCGGTTGTTTGAACTTCAGTTCCGTTATGTACGGACACAGAGGATGAATTGTGCGGAAGTTTCCCGATCGCCCCTCTCTGCAATGCACGATGTGGGATGGGGGAATCCCGaatttggagttggaggacggTTGAAGGATGACGGATTATGGGGTCGGGACGACGCGTGGTTGGTTCAGCAGATTTTCAACAAGGATTCTGGATGAGTCGTTCGCTTCTTTTGAGTTTTGACCGAGTTCAATTTCCCGTCACTCCCTCCATTTTATTGGGTCTGTGGGGGTTATATCTCGAGTAGTCCGGGGAGATGAGGGCTTGTTCTGGGTCCGGTGGATTCGAGTGCCCACGTCCTTGGGTCCGGTGAGTCCTGCGAGTCAGTTGTGGCAAACAGCAATTAACGAGGTCAGCAGGAGGACTCGTCGTCAAGGTAAGCGAGCGTATTGGAGCTTCTGGAAATGGATTATGAAGCAATTCAGACTTCATGGTCTTCTTGAATCTCTCCCACATCACCCGGAAATCCTCCAACCCCGTGGGGATCGGGAGTTCCGGCCGAATTCCCCGCAGCCCTCAACCCCCTTTATCTCATCTCCTCTTTCGTCTGGAAAGAAGTTCTTTGTGTCATGGGACAGAGCTTCTAGCTAGTGAAGAAGCTAAACTGCCAGAAAGTTTGGGGAGGACGCGACGTTCCCACATCAACCTGCCCCGTCGATCGTATTTTTATCCTCCAACCCCCAACTGTTAACCTCCATCTTCACATCAGGACTGGAGAATCCAcccttcctttttttcttggtCGTACATTTCGTCGCGAAAATGCCTTTGGGAATTTTAGAAGACACCAAACTGGAGAACGTTCCGGGTACTGCACCCTTGAACGAGTTTGGCCAGGACAACGCCTACTCAGGCATCGACCCTGCTCTCCTGAAACATGACCAGACGGGCAAAATCGTGCTTGTCCCTCAACCATCGGATTCACCCAATGATCCCTACAATTGGCCGCGATTGAAGAAGGAGCTCTTCACTGTCGCGTTcggctggggttgtggttgcACAGGAGGTATGGCGGTCCAAATACGATTTATGCGTTCAATTTTCAATCTAACTCTCCCCCAGCTGTCGGTCCCCTTCTAGGAGCAGCCTTCGTCCCTCTTGCTGAACAGTTTGGCGTCCCTCTTAACACTTTTGTCTCCGGTGTGCAAGGGAGTACAATCGCCGCCGTTGCTGTGGGAAGTTTGTTGTTCAACTGTCTCGCAGTCAAGTATGGCAAACGTCCAATCTATCTGATTACGACCATCGGAATGATGGTAGCATGTTTCTGGGCTGCTGCGGCCAAAAGCTTCGCTTCATTAGTAGCAGCGCGTGTCCTCAGTGGTTTATGTATGGGTCCGTTCGAGGCATTAGTTCCGGCGTCTATTGGAGATGTCTGGTTTGTCCATGAACGTGGTTTTCGTACAGCCATTTTTAATCTCGGGGTGCTAGGCGGTATTAATCTTGCGACTCCTATAGGTAAATATTTATCCCTATTCAGTTGCCGAGATTCTTCATACTAACCTTATACAGCCGGAGCCGTCATCCAGTATGGGGATTATAAAATCTGTCTGAACGGGATGGGCGGTGCCTTTGCGTTAGCCCTCATCATGGTATTCTTCTGGATGCCAGAGACCGCATACGTACGCACAGATGCATTGAGCATTGATGCCGGCTATGACCTCGTATGTCTACTATTCATTCCTGCCTCGGCTTCTTAGCACTACCTAACCATGCAACTATAGAGCTCACTagaaaacaaaccaaacGCCAAACACCTTGAAGCCTCAGGAAACCCAGTGTCAGCATCAGAGAATGAACCGCGCATCTCATACTTGCGTGAACTTCTCCCGTACAGCGGCTATGTCAACCACATTTCCTTCTGGAACACACTCATCCGTCCTGCCTACCTCGTTGCTTCTCCCGCAGTTGTATGGGCTGTCATCCTCTTCACAACCTGTATCTCGTGGCTAGTCCTTATCTCGCTCACCATCTCTCAAATTTTCTCCGCCCCGCCATACAGCTTTTCCGTCGGTGCAGTCGGCGCCACTAACGTCTCGTCCTTCGTCGCGTCTCTTATCGGGACCCTCGTTGCAGGTCCCCTGGTCGACGGTGTTGCGAGCAGGCTCTCCAAAATCAACCAAGGAATTTTCGGTAAATACCCTTCATACTCCCTTTACATTGAACAATCCACTAATCAAGTGTACCAATGAACAGAACCCGAATTCCGCCTTCCCGTCATGGTTACTTACCTTTTCTTCACCGCAACCGGCTTCTTCGCTTGGGGCCAGTCCCTCTACGCCGTCGACCCCTGGCCGGTCCCTGTAATCGTATGTCTGGGCCTCATCAACCTTGGCGTGCAACTTGGCACCACGGGGGTCGTAACGTACGTCGTCGACTGTCACCGTGAGAAAGCAAGCGAGGCTTTTGCGACGATGAACTTTGTCAAAAACATTTTTTCCTTCGGTCTGACCTTCTACGTTAATGGGTGGATCGAGACTCAGGGTGTCAGGAATTGTTTCTTTACCATTGGCGGTATTACGATTGGGGTTACTCTACTAACTGTGCCGATGTATAtctgggggaagaggagTCGGAGTTGGGTGCATCGGCATCGGATTGCGGAGAGATTGTAACCGGCTTCGTCGATGCCTTTTTATTCACCCTCCTCGAGTACCTACTTCAACGTTATCCGGTATGGTGGAATTAACCAAATAGGCAGGTCACTGAGAAGCGGGTTTTGGTAATGGGATTGATGTACCGGATTGATATCTTCTTGTAGCTCTTTTTATTCCCCTGTTTATAATTACAATTCAACGTATAGAAGCACTTGattatctttttttactGGCTATATATAGCCCTAATCTCGTTCCTGGTTTACTCCAAGCAACTACTGTGCCTATCCATTTGGCTCACGAACCCTATTACCCAGAGGTACAGTTCACCTGCAGAAGACTCTCGTCAACCTAGATGGTCTTGTTAGCTATGACCTACTCTATATCGAACAGGGTGGATATGGCTTACATTCGTGCAAACAAAGTCGTTCGTACCGCTTGGGCTAACGACATCAATGTCTTCGACATAGATATCCGAACACACCTGCACAATTCCTCTTGTTAGCAAAATAGAttccttttccctcttcgaagaagaccttcaagaaaagaaagcaaaacaTACATCCGGACTCGAACAAACAATCGTCCCAACATTCGGATCCTGCGCCTCGGAAGTCGTGCCGTACATATTGGAAATATGAATGTCGGAGATGGTCAAGTTGCTCTGTTCGCCTGTTAGCAATCTCCCACATCGATACCGTTTATAGAAGTCAAGAGTCACAGGACAGGGGCGGAATCCCATACCGGATACTCATTACACAACGTCAAGTTCTTCTGCCCATAGCATTGCGTTATTTCAATTGCCCAGTCCACATTTTCAATGTACATCTCCTCGTATGTGATATTTGACACGGAGCCGAGACCACCACCGCCCTGGAGGTCCTCGGACATGGCAGATGCGACTCCAGGCCAAACCTTGATGCGGGCCATGTCCTGGTGTTTGTT encodes:
- a CDS encoding uncharacterized protein (COG:S;~EggNog:ENOG410PRGJ;~InterPro:IPR036236,IPR036864,IPR007219,IPR013087, IPR001138;~PFAM:PF00172,PF04082;~TransMembrane:1 (o548-567i);~go_function: GO:0000981 - DNA-binding transcription factor activity, RNA polymerase II-specific [Evidence IEA];~go_function: GO:0003677 - DNA binding [Evidence IEA];~go_function: GO:0008270 - zinc ion binding [Evidence IEA];~go_process: GO:0006351 - transcription, DNA-templated [Evidence IEA];~go_process: GO:0006355 - regulation of transcription, DNA-templated [Evidence IEA]), whose product is MKPTKHFCCTICQRGFTRIDHLKRHHLRHSGLKPYSCVFCSESFARCDNLRDHYADCAKRGDQEIPETGQRGRRRHACQSCTSMKLRCDGQTPCGSCVKRHLECIQDRKATTASPGAVSDTSSMKHEDYDRPSDRGSIKFLLNGGTDSFTEDFLLPPRSDRTRGLEYHHQKEEAETAESSMLALESKGDLAEFAPTSFTDFDTNGLSFFQDTFLDFFNGPFGDAHKSTVDPYSGGMMDYSPAIPMSHDPNLAFSGQQQLQPEKPYATALIQAILSRSWSVPLDAKVHEEISTNLTFLLTTTRIRKFVALYFKYWHANCTIIHVPSFDPDTVALPLLTSVVFMGAMYTTDERERYAAKRLLDFAELYVFSSDIFSCEYEVAATICGSRNIDNETHDWPQFQNFQAGFLMVVAQYWAGGSVSSSRAMENRFSEVVKVARRIGLVRFKHTPEDGVDETMWIQNECRIRNMNIVSLLDCAFSFYQNYPCRLSHTELGWDFACFDSVFASEHPFAEPNFQVSRGIAIRDAFHALFEDASGQGSPVPLPSSNPISSLTVFDMFVLIHVLYAFINTHMTCLAPLIRTKPSVSATSSGKRRQSVIQNDPTLTPIRTALTRWRDHWLTLRNTISSHEWASMGFFKNGYNFWLVSHLLTTKKESVDVVMKMEVRCEDKLEKLKVLLKDEND
- a CDS encoding putative short chain dehydrogenase/reductase (COG:Q;~EggNog:ENOG410PV3A;~InterPro:IPR002347,IPR036291,IPR020904;~PFAM:PF00106,PF13561,PF08659;~go_function: GO:0016491 - oxidoreductase activity [Evidence IEA];~go_process: GO:0055114 - oxidation-reduction process [Evidence IEA]) codes for the protein MSPKRSIIVTGGASGIGLGITRQFAPQPNTHITIFDINATTGATTLEQLRSEFPSCGFSFERVDVSSWESQAAAFENVISRQGRVDVVFANAGITEKGSLLPEKDGKLTKPELTTIDVNFVGVLYSVKLALHYISKNEAVNGSKGSVICTASNAGVYPFPMAPLYSASKHAVVGLVRSLARPLEREQIQFNGFAPAVIETNIAPSSDLFKTMILTPMSTAQRAAEQFVSDPSLTGKIAELHGEHVTFAEPPAYVDEDTRKNIENFWSLGYA